DNA from Candidatus Saccharimonadales bacterium:
GTTGGTCGATCGTTTGCCCGATCACTATGCGTCTGGTTTGCTTTTTGGACCGATGAGCGCATCCGAAATTGCTCAGGGCAAAATAGGAGAAGGAATCGTCAGCCTAACGGATATGTCTTATTACTCAGCCTTACGAGAAATGTTTGCTTTGGCAAATATTTATGTGGAGGCCAGCGCTGATCTTAGGGGTGTGGCTGTGGGTGGAGCTCTTAAGAATATCTACGCTATGGCGGTCGGCATGTCGGATGGCCTACGGCTGGGCTCTAATGCTAAGAGTCGTCTGATTGTCCTCATAATCGCAGAAATGCGACGTCTGATAGCGGAGTTGGGTGGAAATCCTGCAACTGCTGAGGGTTCGGCTGGGCTAGGAGATTTGGTGTGTGCGACAGTTACTAGCGAATCTTTTAACTACAGAGTCGGTAAGAGTCTGGCCGAGGGGATCGTGGATCCGCACGTTAAAAGTGAGGGAGTTGTTGCTCTGCATGAGCTTAGTCGTAAAATAAAGCTAGCGGATTACCCAATCGTAAACACTTTAAATCAAATAGCTTTTCACTATGCAAAGCCGCAAAAATTTATGGAAATCCTGCACTAATTTTGGTCGATCTGCACAACTTCAATGATTCCTGAAATATCATAGACTTCACTGGTCTCTGGCTTTAGGATACCCTGTACTCTTACCTGATCACTAGTTGTATAAGTGGTCGCGTCATAGTTGCGCAGGCCATAGTAACGACCGTCATCTGCTAATAAACCGAAGGCACATTCAAGTGTAGTTGGCCCGCCTGAGTTTTTGTGCGGCAGACAGACAATTTCACCATTTATAGAGATTGAGGATTGCGGTTCAGGCTTATTAAAGCCTGTAACATTAATAAGCGCGATTATCGCAATGAGCGTTGCGCTTAATAATATAAGTACACCTATAACATGTTTCCGCATTCCCCTCATGCTTTTAGCTTAGCACACTTTAGTTAGGCTGAAAACATTCCTGTCAGCGTCGAACTATCTAAAATATGATTCTCGATAGCCTTCTTTAGTTCTGGCTCGCCGGCATCGCTTGTAAGGGAAATGTTAGAATCAAGCGCGAACAAATTAAAGACATAGCGATGGGTGCCGTTGCGCGGGCAGGGTCCACCATAACCCACATTTCCAAAGTCATTTCTTCCTTGAGTTGCATTCTTAGGAGTACTGCCTTCTAAGATCGTAGAATCAGTTGGGATGTTCCAGATGACCCAGTGTATAAAATTGCCACTTGGTGAGTCGGGATCGTTAACAATCAGCGCCAAGCTTTTAGCCTGTGGTGGAACGTTTAAAAAGGTAAGTGGCGGGTTAATATTTTGGCCTTTGCAGGTGTAAATCGATGGAATTTGTTGAGTGTTGTTAAATTTTGAACTATTTATTTGCATATTTAGCCTCCATTTAGTATTGTATCTGACTACTAGGTAAATATAAGAGTTAATAGGAGACCTCTAGGTTAAGGTTGCGTATGAAATTTACAGACATCCCTACATATCGTGCTGCTGTTGCACAATCTCGCGCACAACGTGCACTTAAAATTAAAGTTTCGGAACTTTTAAAGACCCACGGCATTACAATGATGCAATGGTCGATTATTGGTTTGGTTTTTGAAGCAGGTGATACGGGTATGCGTATTTCTGACTTGGCAAAAGAATTAAATACTTCTATGGCTTTCATTACTACTATCGTAAATATTCTTGAAGCTAAGTCGGTAGTTCAAAAAACTAGCCACGAGCGCGACAGCCGTGCTAAAGTTGTGCGCTTGAGCGACAGCTTTAAACCAAAGGTTAAAGAGATCGAGAGTCAAATGCACTCTCAACTTGACGCTTGGCTAAATACCCGAGCCGACAAAACTGAAATCGGCACATATTTCGCGGTTCTTACACGCCTAGCCGAAAACAAAGCCTAACTACTTTGCAAAAAGCGCTCATTTTACGGGCGTTTTTTTGTACTTTTAATTTGACACAAGGTCACGTAACCGTCGGCAATTATCTTCTCGCGGAAACCTTGATAGCGAGTATGCAGTGGCTTGCTAGCTTTGATTCCAATAGAATCTTCAAGTACCTTCGCATCCTTTAGAGTACCTACCAAGAAATCACGTTCTACATCAGTGTTGCCTTCTTGCTTATGAACAATTTGTAAATTGTAACGATTTATATTCACGCCTGTTTCAAGGCTCGCCGCGCCAATCCAAATTTGCTGTTTATTACCATTAAAACGGCTTATTAAACTATGCCAAAAACCATGGTGCTCGTGCTCGTCCTCTAGGATCGTGGTACCCAACCTCCAAAACCTAACATGGTGCCGCTTGCTTGGATTGCCGTCGATTTCTATTTGAAAGCATAAATTTTGCTTACGACCGAACGCGTAAGTATTAGAGAACGGTGCAGTGGGGTAGGATTTTTTAAAAACAACTGCTCTGATCATTTTAAGCGAGCTTTGTAAATTAAGAGGATCGGCCTGTGCCCAGCCAGCTTTAGTCATAGCCGAAACAAAGGCATTTTCGTTTTGTGCGAGCACAACAAGGTTCACGGGATCAAGTGCCCAGCCATCAGAAGAATGAGTCCTGGTAGGGACGTGAGTTGGTTTATAAAGAATTTGTGAAAACCGGTGAAGCGCTGGTAAACCAAAATATGCGACCAAGCAATATGTAATTAAAATCGCGATTGCTAGCGGCATCCAGTTGTCTAGGAGTGGAAAAACTGTAAAAACCGTGAGCCAAGCTAAAAAAATACCGAGTACAAGAACTAAAAGCCGCTTAAGTAGCAAGATCATTAGGTACATATTATAACGTTTTTGGTGTATGATTATAAAGATTATGGATATTTTTATTACTTTTATCGCAGATTGGTTAGTTTTCCCTGTTGTTCTAATTGGGGGCATTGCATTACTAATGATTAAACCCACGGATCGTCGATATCAGATGATTGGCAAGGGCGTGATGGCAGGGCTTTTGGCGTTGTTGTTTGCTAAGATCGGTAGCTTGTTTTATCAGGGTGAGAGGCCTTTTTTGTCGGCGGGTGAGGTGCCGAAAGCTGCGTACTTGAACAATCCAGGTTTCCCGTCTGATCACACGCTTTTTGTTTTTGCTATAACCTTTATTGTCTGGGCGACCACCAAGAATAAACCATTATCCATCGCATTGCTTATCATGAGTAGCTTAGTTGCGTTAGGCCGAATTTTAGCTTTGGTTCACACTCCTATTGATGTTGCCGGCGGAATAACTTTTGCATTTTTGGCAGTTTGGGCTGTTTTTGGCAATAGCTTTTTCAGCACCAAAAAATGATATAATTTACTCGTAAGTACAAGGAGGGCATAATGGCGAGCGACGACTTACCTGTGTTTTATAAGGCCGAAAAATCTGAAATTATTAAAATCGTAAGTCTGGCTGCTGCGGTCGGCCTGCTGATACCTTTACTTAGTGAAGTTATAAGTGTTTGGGTGATTGCGCCAATATTTTGCCAGAATCCTAACGATATTTCAATCTGTACTAACGGCGGAATGATTAGTTACTATATTTCTGCCGTGATCATTAACATTGCTGCAGTAAGCCTGCTAATCAACATTGATGTCAACAAGCCCCTTGTAATCGTTTTTGGGTCCTTGCTTGCCTTGTGGGGATTAAAAGGCTTCCTTACGCCCCTAATGAGTGGTAGCTTCGTGGAGTATTTGATCATTTCGGTTGTACTTTACGTTCTTTGCTACGTAGCGTTTTATTGGTTCATGAGAATTCGTAGCTTTGGCTTGGCTATGTTTTTTGCCGCAGTAACTGTAATGGCTGTAAGGTGGATCTTGTTAGTATGACGATAGTTTTAGTAATTTTGCTTATTGGAGTTTTGTTCGCTTTAGCATTCATTATCTACCTGTTAACTCAGCGCAAAAACGACACTGGCGCCACATTAATTAAGCAGGATCTGTTGGCATTAAACCAGGGGATTTCTAATTTAAAGGACGGACTACAAAGCCATCTAACTGATAGACTCGATAAAAACCAGGCTATGTTGAGTAAGCAGTTTAGTGAAAGCACAAAAATAATCGCCGATGTTACAGAGCGCTTAACAAAGTTAGATGAGACTAATAAACGTGTGATTGATGTTGCCGACGAACTTAAACTTTTGCAAAATGTTTTACAAAACCCTAAGCAGCGAGGAGTTTTGGGTGAGTATTATTTACAAACGGTTCTAAGCAATGTTTTACCGCCCGATAGATTTAACTTGCAGCACAAGTTTGCAGACGGTGAAATTGTTGATGCCGTGATATATTTGGATAAAAATAAAATTCTACCCATAGATTCTAAATTTAGTCTAGAGAACTATAACCGATTACTGGACGAAGCAGATAAACAAAGTCGCGAAAAATACGCGAAACTGGTTCGAGCTGATCTTAAAAATAGAATTGATGAAACCAGTAAGTATATTCGTGAATCCGAAGGTACTATGGATTTTGCTTTTATGTTTGTACCGAGCGAAGCAGTCTATTATGATCTCCTTATCAACAAGGTCGGCTCGGTTAATGCGAATACGCGTGATCTAATTGAATATGCTTTTCGCGACAAACGCGTAATTATAGTATCTCCGACATCGTTTATGGCATATTTGCAAACAGTTTTGCAGGGTTTGCGTAGTTTGCAGATCGAAGAGCAGGCCAAAGAAATACAGGTGCGTGTTGGGCAATTGCGTCAACACTTGGAATCCTACGACACGTATATGGGCAAGCTCGGTAATAGCTTAAAGACAACAGTCAATCACTTTAATACCGCTCACAACGAGCTTAAAAAAGTAGATAAGGACATAGTTAAAATTACAAACAAGGCTCAAATAATAGAGCCGGTCACGGTTGACCGGCCCCAGTTAGATGAGTAGCTGAAATTAATTTTTAGCTTTTGTAGATGTTACTTCCCAAAGTAAGGCTTTGTAGCCCCAGATTCCGATCGCAATTCCAATGAGCGGAGCGACTGCGTAAACAAGCGTTGACCAGTTGTTGGTGAATGCGTTAACCCCGATCGCAACGGCCGGATTTAGTATAGCTGCCGAACCAATTGAGGCAATCAACAATCCTATTAAGAAAGATCCTCCTGCAGTAAAGGCGGCGTCAAAGCCTTGTTTTTTACCCAAGAAAACGCTACCGATTCCAAACCCAAACACTAGTGCACCCATGAATTGCGACAGAACTGGCAGCCAAGACTGGTCTGTTAGTCCGGTGATTTCGAAGGGTGTCACACCTGCTGCAAGCGGATTTGCTGCCAAAAATTGCATGACGATAATTAGCGCTAAAATTGCACCAATCACCTGAGCAATTATGTAACCCATGGCTTTAACGGGTGTTATTTGCTTAACGCTTAGTAATCCTAAAGTTACAGCCGGATTCATGTGAGATCCTGAAAGTTGGCTGATTACCAACCACATAATCAGGTAAGCTAGAACTGCAATTAAAGTGTTAACGGTTCCATCGGTAGAAGTGACCAAAATTGTGCAGGTTAGAACAAATGTTCCAATTAACTCGGCGAACATCGCCCCCAGCCGAATGTCTTCGCTATTTAATATTTTTTTAAAGTCGGTTTTAGCAACTTTTACGGCCATTATTCCCCCTGGTTATTTTTAACAAAAGTATAGCACAAACGTGAGCAGCGTGTTGACGCAAAATGATTTTACTAGTATTTGTATAAACATGATTAACAACATGGTAGTTTCGTTGGGCAACTTTTGGGAAGCAGAAGACTTCTTTATAAAAGTACCCGGAGTAACTCACACAGAAGTCGGATATTGCGGTGGAACAACGTCCAAGCCCATTTATCATAATAAGGGCGACTATAACGATGCGGTTAAGCTCGAGTTTGACCCGCGTGTAATTAGCCAAGAAGAGTTACTTAGTTTAGTCTGTGAGTTTGCAATTAGTTACGGTTTAGAAAACCCAACGGTTTATTTTATTGATGACAAAGAGTTTGAGCTTTTTAAAAACTGGCAGCGCGAAATGGGTCACGCCTACCCGGAGTCACTAGAGCTAACCTTTGAGCCGCTAAATAGTTATCATGTTGCCGAAAATTACCATCAAAAACATTTAGCAAAATTACGTGGTGAGTCTCTGGAGCCCGTGATTTAATCTGCTAAACTAGATTTATGGCACTATTTTTAAAAGAAACAGATCAAAGATCACAACTTCAAAACAAAATCGCTGCTGACATGCAAACAAGGACTAAGGTTCAGGGCGGAGGCGATGACCCTCAAGACATCAGCAAAAACAAAATGCTAGAAGATACACAAGAATCTAGTAGCAAATCACTATTTTGGGTCGGGGTCGTTACGATAATTGTTATCGCAGCTGTTATTTTTGTAATTTTTATTTACGAAGGGTAACTATGAAAATCGCAGTTATAAGTGGGAGCTCACGGCCAAAAAGTCAGAGTTTAAAAATTGCCAATTGGGTGGTTGAAAAACTTAGAGATCTAGACACGGAGCCTATCTTGATTGACCTGCATGAGCATGTTCTGCCCACCGAAATCAACTTGCTCGATTTAAAGAACGAGCCAACCGGACTAAAAGCCTGGAGCCCTGTGCAAGAAATTTTACAAGATAGCCTTGGGTTTGTTGTAGTTTCGCCAGAATGGAATGGTATGGCTCCTCCGGCGCTTATGAACATGTTCGAATATGCCTCAGTGAGTTCTAAGCCACTTGCGCACAAGCCGGGGCAAATTATAACCGTATCGAACACGGACGGCGGAAGTTATCCTGCGGCGCAGCTGCGTGTGCATGGAGGTAAGAACAACCACTCTTTTTACAACCCAGAAATTGTAATTATTCGTAACTGCGAAAAAGTTTTTAACAGCGAATCACCGGAAGTTGGCAACAGTGCTGACGAATATTTACAGGCACGGGTCGAACACAGCTTACGAATTTTTTTAGAATACGTGAAAGCTATGCAGAGTTTACGCGAAAACTCTAAAGTTGATCTGTTGAAATATCCGAATGGGATGTGACCTCAACAGTAATTGCGAATCTGCGAATTGCTCCATCTACTAAAACCGTGTGAATGCCAGGTTGAACTGCCTGCACGCGAGCTGGGAATCGATCGCGCATTTCTCCCAGGTTTGCATTTTTCACGCTCTCTTCATCTAGTCTTATTGCTAGAGTTTCCTCAAGTTCGGCCTCGGTTCTTCCGTATTTGCAACGAGCGGCTAAGCCGATTAAAGGCTCGATCATCTCTTTTGGCTCACGGGCATCATCTGTTATCTCGAACATCTTCACTGTTATAGGCGTGCCAATTTCGGGCATTATGTAATTTGGCGGTTTGAAGTATGAGTGTTCTGCTTCAAGTTGTAATTCGGGCGCTCTGGCTGTTAATTGTAAAATCTCTGACATGACTTTTTTATATCATAATTCAGTGAGTTTGCGGTATACTTATTACCAGATATGACGGATAAAATTACAGAAGTTGGTAAAAAGCTCAAAAAGCAGTTTGCGGAGCTAAAAGACAAGCGCGCGATTTTACGTGCATCTGAGCTTAAAGAGCTCTATACTCAAATTAAGAGTGTGGCTCCAGAACATCGCCGCGAATTTGGCCAAAAAGTTAATGAGCTTAAATTGGAGCTAGAAGCCATGGTGGATGGTTACGAAAGCGCGGCCGCAAGCGCTGACGTTGAGCCGCTGGATGTAACTGCTCCAAGCGACATTAATGCACCCGTCCCGAGTTTGTTGGGTGCAGAAAACGGAAGTCGTCACCCGTTAAGCGTTGAGCGCGAAGTTATTGCTGACATTTTTGCCCGAATGGGTTACGAAGTTTTGGATTCTCGTCAGCTTGATGATGATTATCATATGTTTGGTGCTCTAAACTTTCCAGAGGGCCATCCAGCGCGTGATGATTACGACACATTTGTAACCGAAGAAGGCCTAATTGCGCCGGCTCACACCAGCGCAATGCAGAACCGAATTTACAAAGGCAAGCAAATTCCAATTCGCAGTGTGCTTATTGGCCGAGTTTTTCGCAACGAAGATCTTGACGCAAAACATGAACACACTCTAAATCAGATTGAGGGCGTTTATGTTGATAAAAATATAAACGTCGGCCACTTACTAGCAACATTTAAAACCTTCCTCGAGGCATATTATAAAACTGAGCTTGAATTTCGCACTCAGCCGTCTTACTTTCCGTTTGTTGAACCTGGCTTTGAATTTACGTTAAGCTGCCCGTTTTGCAACAAAAAGGGCTGCGCTACATGTGGCCACGAAGGTTGGATCGAACTTGGCGGCTGCGGCATGATTCACCCTAATGTTTTGCGCGAAGGCGGTATCGACCCAGAGGAATACAGTGGTTTTGCGTGGGGCTTCGGCCTAGATCGAATCGTAATGATGAAGTACGCAATCGAAGACGTAAGGCATTTCCAAAGCGGCAAATTAGCATTTTTAAGGCAATTTAAATAATGAAAACATCTATTCAATTAATGAAGCTTTTGAGTGACGATACTCAGTGGAAGCTGGCGCCAGAGGACTTGGTTGTAAAAATCGGTAGTCAACTTGGCGAAGTTAAAGAAGTAATCGACTTACGTGCAAAATACGATGGCATTAAAGTTGCTCAAATCGTAGAGGTTACTCCGCACCCCGATGCAGATAAACTAAACATCTATCAAATTTTGGCGGGCGGCAGTCAAAAGATCCAAGTCGTCTCAGGTGATACCAGTTTGAGTGTTGGCGACAAAGTGGCTTGGTTAGCCCCTGGCGCGACAGTCCCTAGTACTTATGGAACAGAACAGGCATTTGTTTTGAGCGTGAGACCTTTGCGAGGGCATATGAGTCATGGAATGTTTGGATCGGGCAAAGAACTTGATTTTAACGACGATGCGGCGTCGGTTTTAAAACTAGACACCAAGGCGGAGCCGGGCACGGCATTTGCTGAGGCCTATAATTTAGATGATGTGATTATTGACATAGAGAACAAGATGTTCACTCATCGCCCCGACTGCTTTGGTAACTTGGGTGTTGCGCGCGAAATCGCTGGTATCCAGGGTATAGCTTTTGAAAGTCCAGATTGGTACAGTGCTGATGCCAAAGTTCGCCCAGCCGAGCATGAAACTGTAAAAATCGAAGTCGAAAACAACATCCCAGATTTAGTTAGTCGCTATGCCGCGGTTGCACTTGAGGTAGAGATTGCGCCGAGTCCGCTTTGGCTGCAAAGCTATTTGCGCAGACTTGGTATTCGGCCAATCAACAACGTGGTCGACATTACAAACTACGTAATGATTTGCACTGCCCAACCTTTACATGCGTTTGACTTTAACAAAGTAAGCGGCAGTAAAGATAAGGCTAAGATCGTTATTAGACATCCAAAAAAAGATGAAGAGCTGATCCTGTTAGATGGAAAAAAAGTTCGGCCAAGCGAAAAGTCTATGTTGATTTGTAACGATGTGGAACCGATTGCGTTAGGCGGGATGATGGGTGGCGCAAATTCTGATATTAGTAATAATACCAAGCGAATTATTCTAGAAAGCGCGACTTTTGACATGTATCAAATCCGCCGATCAAGCATGCAAATGGGTATATTTACAGATGCTGTGACGCGTTTTAGTAAGGGTCAATCGCCCGAACAATGCCTGGTTGTTTTGGCAAAAGCTGTTGAAATTCTTATTAAATTTGCCGGCGCAAAGGTGATTAGTAAAGTTGCTGATGAGTATCCTAAGAAACATACAAACAAACCAATTATTGTCTCGAGTGAGTTTATAAACAGTCGGTTGGGCAGTGATTTTACCGCTGATCAAATTGCTACAACCTTGCGCAATGTCGAGCTAATTGTCGAGCAAAGTGGCGATGAACTTGTTGTTACTGCTCCATTCTGGCGCCGCGACATTGAAATAAAAGAAGATATCGTAGAAGAAGTTGGTCGCCTAATCGGTTACGATAAGTTACCGCAAAGTTTGCCACAGCGCGCAACGTCAACTGCCGATGTAGCTGCAATCGATCTACTAAAGTCTAAAATTCGTAACATTTTAGCTGGCGCCGGTGCTAACGAACTGCAAACTTACAGCTTTGTGCCTGCAAAATTAATGCAAGCTGTAGGTCAGCAGAGCGAGCACGCGTTTTCAATCCGCAATGCAATTAGTCCAGATCTGCAAAAGTACCGCCTAAGCATTACCCCTGGATTGTTAGATAAAATTCATCCTAATATTAAGGCCGGATTTAATGAGTTCGGTTTATTCGAAATGAACCGGGTGCATATTAAGGGTGATGATGATTGTGACGGCTTACCACGCGAGTATCAGACTTTAGCTTTTGCGTACGCCGCTAAAAAACCTGGCCAAGGCGCACCGTACTATGTTGCTTTAAAACATCTAGACTATTTATTAAAAAACCTAAACATTAGTTACAAAATTATGCCGGCCGCAACTCAGCCACAGTGGGAAATCGGCCGTCAGGTTTTCGCTCCGTTCGAGCCTAAGCGTAGCGGTTTCATTATTGTAAACGATGAATTTGCCGGGTTTATTGGCGAGTACAAAATTGCCACGCGCAAAAATTTAAAATTGCCAGATTATTGTGCCGGTTTCGAGATTGATGTTGAGCGCCTACTTAAGCACCAAAAAACCAGTGTCTATAAAAAATTACTTCGATTCCCATCCGTTGAACAAGACATCTGTTTTAAGGTTGAATCTAAGACAACTTACGGTGAGCTGCTTGATCTATTTACGCAAGCCCTCACCGTGGATGCGCAGTTACATGTAGATGTAGAGTTTTTGGACATTTACCAACGCGAGCAGGAGAAATCACATAAACAGATTACATTTAGGGTAAATCTTCAGCACCCAGAAAAAACTTTAACAAACGATGAAGTTAGTGATTTAATAAATAACGCAATCGAATCTGTTCGTTCAAAAATTCCGGCAGAGCGAGTTTAGATGTTATTATTAAAAAGCTAGCTTGAGGGGAGAATATGGAATCTAGTACTAAAAAATGGCAACGAGTGGTAATCTGGATAATCGCAGTCGTTTTAACTGTAGGAACCTTGGGTTTTTACTTTATTATAATTTTGCAAAATAATAACCAGGCTAGTCAAACTGCGCAGCTACAAGAGGCGCTAGCGAGTCAAGCAGAACAGGAGCAGCAAGTGGACCCTACAGCATTAATCGTAGACGGTGATGTGTCGGAGCTTAAAATTGAAGACCTAGTGGTAGGTGATGGAACCGAAGTTAAAGCCGGTGATTACGTTAAGGTTAATTACAAAGGTACTCTCGCAAGTAATGGCGTTAAATTCGATAGTAGCTATGATCGCGGTGAACCAATCGAATTTAGCTTGGACGGTGTTATTGAAGGTTGGCAGCAGGGCATGCCGGGTATGAAAGTCGGTGGGAAGCGCCGTTTAATCATTCCATCGGAGCTTGCGTACGGAGCGACTGCTATTCCTGGGATTCCAGCAAACTCTGATTTAGTATTTGAAATCGAACTTTTAGAAGTTAAACCAGCACAGTAAAAACTACAATATGTGGGGTATTGCGCTCAAAGATAAGCGCTATATACTGGTAAATAGTCTTGGAGGGGCTTAAAAATGAAAAAAATAACAGTATACACAACAAACTCTTGCGCGTACTGCGAAATGGTAAAGCGTTTTTTAAACGGCAAAGGTGTTGATTTTAATGTCGTCAACTTGGATGAGGAGCCGAGTGAGGTTCGTCAAAAAGTGATTGAAATGAGCGGCGCAATGACTGTGCCTGTGATTGTAGTAGAAAAAGAACTCGAAACCGGCGAAACCGAAGTTATGGATATAACTGTGGGCTGGAATCCTGGCAAATTAGCTTCGGCGGTGGCTTAGTATGAGTAAGGTTTACGATGTAGTTATGATTGGAGCGGGTCCTTCGGCTTTGGCGGCAGCCGTTTACACGACTCGCGAAGACTTAAAAACGGTTTTAATCGAAAAAGGGCCAGTCGGCGGCCTGGCTGCGGTTACCGACTTAGTGGATAATTATCCAGGCTTTGCAAAAGGAATCTCAGGCTTGGAACTAGCACAAAATTTTCAGGCGCACGCTGAGCG
Protein-coding regions in this window:
- a CDS encoding FKBP-type peptidyl-prolyl cis-trans isomerase, with translation MESSTKKWQRVVIWIIAVVLTVGTLGFYFIIILQNNNQASQTAQLQEALASQAEQEQQVDPTALIVDGDVSELKIEDLVVGDGTEVKAGDYVKVNYKGTLASNGVKFDSSYDRGEPIEFSLDGVIEGWQQGMPGMKVGGKRRLIIPSELAYGATAIPGIPANSDLVFEIELLEVKPAQ
- a CDS encoding glutaredoxin family protein, which gives rise to MKKITVYTTNSCAYCEMVKRFLNGKGVDFNVVNLDEEPSEVRQKVIEMSGAMTVPVIVVEKELETGETEVMDITVGWNPGKLASAVA